A genomic stretch from Pectobacterium carotovorum includes:
- a CDS encoding diguanylate cyclase gives MNNQSVDLITRFDSEAKLHALDSIYAIAEFDLAGKLVEANPLFCKMLGYKKEDIIQKNHTFFLPEAQRQKHDHFWHDVVKGNINAGEFQRKTQKGEIIWLHAAYTPIIDDKGRRIGIIKLATDITQERLLVSEHRARLDAIENAQGVIEFDKDGYITHINKHYLVLTGYEEKELLGQHHRLLCNPVDTEQADYQTFWETLHRDHPISGRFHRLGKDNHSYWIQATYSPIMDSDGNVRKIIKYAHNITQNVETEKKAHQQGIILDILLSVHDSFLLDHNLPSACDKVFERLLDVTNSTFGFIATLQEDEDGQSLYIPAISNLAWDEETLAWYRNQRKTHGGLRLRKLDNLFGHVVTHNTVVCTNNLLRQKAGRDLPPIHPALYSLLGIPITHNGKAIGMIALANRREGYDQTMIELLAPLVKTLGIIIHARSLEDERTQIEASLRFNAGHDFLTGLPNRSSFFEQANAFFLHKQQNQQNQQNQQNQQNQQTDKSCLAIIDIDLFKNINDQYGHLAGDAVLKELAMLMRMSLRQEDLVARLGGEEFIILLKDVSYQTAVVTIERIRKAIEQHTLEYDRQTLHFTISAGIAAYRSDLASVEDWIQLADANLYAAKRQGRNCVK, from the coding sequence ATGAATAATCAGTCAGTCGATTTGATTACCAGGTTTGACAGTGAAGCCAAACTACACGCGCTTGATTCCATTTATGCCATTGCCGAATTCGATCTGGCAGGAAAACTGGTTGAGGCTAATCCTCTTTTTTGCAAAATGCTGGGCTATAAAAAAGAAGATATTATTCAGAAAAATCACACATTTTTTCTGCCAGAAGCGCAGCGCCAAAAACACGATCATTTTTGGCACGATGTGGTGAAAGGAAATATCAACGCAGGGGAATTCCAGCGAAAAACGCAAAAAGGAGAAATTATTTGGCTCCATGCGGCTTATACGCCAATTATTGATGACAAAGGCCGACGTATCGGCATCATAAAACTGGCAACGGATATTACGCAGGAAAGACTTCTTGTGTCAGAGCATCGCGCACGGCTGGATGCGATTGAGAACGCGCAAGGCGTAATCGAGTTTGATAAAGACGGCTATATTACCCACATCAATAAACATTATCTGGTGCTAACGGGCTATGAGGAAAAGGAATTACTCGGTCAGCACCACAGACTACTCTGCAATCCCGTTGATACCGAACAAGCCGACTATCAAACGTTTTGGGAGACCCTGCACCGCGATCACCCCATCAGTGGCCGCTTCCACCGGCTGGGCAAAGACAACCATTCATACTGGATACAAGCGACCTACAGCCCGATCATGGATAGTGACGGCAATGTGAGGAAAATCATTAAATATGCTCACAACATCACACAGAACGTCGAAACCGAAAAAAAAGCCCACCAGCAAGGCATCATTCTCGATATCCTGCTATCAGTCCACGATAGCTTTCTGCTCGACCATAACTTGCCTTCAGCCTGCGATAAAGTCTTTGAACGGCTGCTTGACGTCACCAATAGCACCTTTGGCTTCATTGCCACGTTGCAGGAAGACGAAGACGGTCAGTCGCTCTACATTCCCGCGATATCCAATCTTGCCTGGGATGAAGAAACTTTGGCCTGGTACAGAAACCAGCGCAAAACCCACGGCGGCCTGAGGCTCCGTAAACTGGATAATCTGTTTGGTCACGTGGTTACGCACAATACGGTAGTGTGCACCAATAACCTGCTGAGACAAAAGGCTGGCCGTGACCTCCCTCCCATCCATCCCGCACTCTATTCCCTGCTGGGAATTCCTATCACCCACAACGGCAAAGCAATAGGAATGATCGCGCTGGCTAACCGTCGGGAAGGCTACGATCAAACGATGATCGAGCTACTGGCTCCGCTGGTGAAAACGCTCGGCATCATCATTCACGCCCGTTCGCTGGAAGATGAGCGCACACAGATAGAGGCCTCCCTGCGCTTTAACGCGGGGCATGATTTTCTCACCGGCCTGCCCAATCGCAGCAGCTTCTTCGAACAGGCCAACGCCTTTTTTCTGCACAAGCAGCAAAATCAGCAAAATCAGCAAAATCAGCAAAATCAGCAAAATCAGCAAACAGATAAAAGCTGTCTGGCGATTATTGATATCGATTTATTCAAAAACATCAACGATCAATACGGTCATCTGGCTGGCGATGCCGTCCTTAAAGAGCTGGCGATGCTCATGCGCATGTCTCTGCGTCAGGAAGATCTGGTCGCACGCCTCGGCGGTGAGGAGTTCATCATCCTGTTAAAAGATGTCTCTTACCAAACGGCAGTGGTAACCATTGAGCGTATTCGTAAAGCGATTGAGCAGCATACGTTGGAATACGATCGCCAGACTCTGCATTTCACGATCAGCGCGGGGATTGCCGCTTACCGTTCCGATCTTGCTTCGGTTGAGGACTGGATTCAGTTAGCCGATGCAAACCTCTATGCGGCTAAACGGCAAGGGCGCAACTGTGTGAAATAA
- a CDS encoding type IV pilus twitching motility protein PilT: MELDEWMVRSVKHNASDLHLCSGHPPVLRVDGRLQPENTLPRLTPEQVAQWCDAWLEPAQHEQLRQAGQVDGALMLPDGQRLRVNVFRQREGLSAALRVIPSVQPSLDALHAPPVFSTLLEKPNGLILITGATGSGKSTTLAAMIGALNDSSDRHVITLEDPIEFIHASRRCLIQQREIGTHSASFAQALRAALREDPDVILLGELRDTETIRLALTAAETGHLVLSTLHTRSASQAVDRLIDVFPGEEKAYVRSQLATCLQAVVTQRLLPAAQGGRIALYEVLTATAAVSNLIREGKTHQLPGLIQTGTAAGMQTFEQSYQQRCRDGLISHSCALAV; the protein is encoded by the coding sequence ATGGAATTAGATGAGTGGATGGTGCGTAGTGTAAAACATAATGCCTCGGATCTGCACCTTTGTAGCGGTCACCCTCCGGTGCTACGCGTGGATGGGCGGCTACAGCCTGAAAATACCTTACCACGTTTAACGCCGGAGCAGGTGGCACAATGGTGCGATGCCTGGCTCGAACCGGCTCAGCACGAGCAATTGCGGCAGGCTGGTCAGGTGGACGGGGCATTAATGCTGCCCGATGGACAACGCCTGCGGGTCAATGTATTTCGCCAGCGTGAGGGGCTGTCTGCGGCGCTGCGTGTTATCCCGTCCGTTCAACCTTCATTGGATGCATTACATGCGCCACCCGTTTTCTCGACGCTGCTGGAGAAACCGAACGGGCTGATCCTGATTACCGGTGCGACGGGGAGCGGCAAATCCACGACGCTAGCGGCAATGATCGGGGCGTTAAACGACAGCAGCGATCGCCATGTGATTACGCTGGAGGATCCGATCGAGTTTATCCATGCCAGCCGACGTTGCCTGATTCAACAGCGGGAGATCGGTACGCATAGCGCGTCTTTTGCGCAGGCGTTACGAGCCGCATTGCGGGAAGATCCCGATGTCATTCTACTGGGAGAGCTGCGCGATACGGAGACGATTCGGCTGGCGCTGACGGCGGCGGAAACTGGCCATCTGGTGCTATCTACGCTGCATACGCGCAGCGCATCGCAGGCGGTCGATCGTCTGATTGACGTCTTTCCCGGTGAAGAAAAAGCCTATGTTCGCAGCCAGCTCGCCACCTGTTTGCAGGCCGTGGTGACGCAAAGGCTGTTGCCCGCAGCGCAAGGCGGCCGCATTGCGCTTTATGAAGTGCTGACGGCGACTGCGGCGGTCAGCAACCTGATTCGGGAAGGGAAAACGCATCAGCTTCCCGGCCTGATTCAAACGGGAACGGCTGCGGGAATGCAAACGTTCGAGCAAAGCTACCAGCAGCGCTGTCGGGATGGGCTTATTTCACACAGTTGCGCCCTTGCCGTTTAG
- a CDS encoding YggS family pyridoxal phosphate-dependent enzyme — MTTIQQNLQDIRQQIATAAAHCARAPEEITLLAVSKTKPVSAIEEAIAAGQKAFGENYVQEGVEKIHYFQENHPTTPLEWHFIGPLQSNKSRLVAENFDWFHTVDRLRIAQRLSEQRPATLPPLNVLLQINISSEPSKSGIMVDELAELAAGVAALPHLRLRGLMAIPAPETDYEQQLAVFKQMATLFQTLSATYPHIDTLSMGMTDDMRAAITAGSTLVRIGTAIFGARDYAAKSV; from the coding sequence ATGACGACAATCCAGCAGAATCTACAGGACATCCGGCAGCAAATCGCCACCGCCGCTGCGCATTGCGCACGAGCACCAGAAGAAATTACGCTACTTGCAGTCAGTAAAACCAAACCTGTGAGCGCGATCGAAGAAGCCATCGCGGCAGGACAAAAGGCGTTTGGCGAGAACTACGTTCAGGAAGGCGTGGAGAAGATTCATTATTTCCAGGAAAACCATCCGACTACGCCGCTGGAATGGCACTTTATCGGCCCGTTACAGTCAAACAAAAGTCGGCTGGTGGCTGAGAATTTCGACTGGTTTCATACCGTAGATCGTCTGCGCATCGCGCAGCGTCTGAGTGAACAACGTCCGGCCACGTTGCCACCGTTAAATGTTCTGTTGCAGATTAATATCAGCAGTGAGCCGAGCAAATCCGGCATTATGGTCGATGAACTCGCAGAACTCGCCGCTGGCGTCGCCGCACTGCCTCATCTGCGACTGCGTGGCCTGATGGCGATTCCGGCACCGGAAACCGACTATGAACAGCAGTTGGCTGTTTTCAAACAAATGGCAACGCTGTTCCAAACGTTGTCCGCAACTTATCCGCATATTGATACACTCTCTATGGGGATGACGGACGACATGCGTGCGGCGATTACCGCGGGCAGCACGCTGGTGCGCATTGGTACGGCAATCTTTGGCGCGCGAGACTACGCAGCAAAAAGCGTATAA
- the proC gene encoding pyrroline-5-carboxylate reductase, which produces MQQRKIAFIGAGNMAQAIIAGLVNGGYPAQHISVCAPSGKNRDALAAQYGVISSADNVRCAQEADVIVLAVKPQMMATVCEPLHEHVNFTGKLVLSIAAGISIARFQALLGEPLNIVRIMPNTPSLVGKGMSGMYAPASVSQSDKDFTAQLMQSVGKICWVDTEPGINGVIAAAGSAPAYFFLFMEAMQQEAIRQGFSQETARLLVQQAASGAAALVEANPDTPLSTLRENVTSKGGTTAEALRVFNEQQLTQTVAEAMQAAIARAQEMETLF; this is translated from the coding sequence ATGCAGCAACGTAAAATAGCGTTTATTGGTGCCGGAAACATGGCGCAGGCCATTATCGCCGGATTAGTCAACGGCGGTTACCCCGCTCAACACATCAGCGTCTGCGCACCTTCGGGTAAGAATCGCGATGCGCTGGCTGCACAATACGGCGTGATCAGCAGCGCGGACAATGTCCGTTGCGCGCAGGAAGCGGACGTCATTGTGCTGGCCGTCAAACCGCAAATGATGGCGACAGTTTGCGAACCGCTACATGAACACGTCAACTTCACGGGTAAACTGGTACTCTCGATTGCGGCGGGCATCAGCATTGCCCGTTTCCAGGCGCTGCTGGGAGAACCGCTGAATATCGTGCGGATTATGCCAAATACGCCGTCTCTGGTCGGAAAAGGCATGAGCGGAATGTATGCTCCCGCGTCCGTCAGCCAGTCTGATAAAGACTTCACCGCACAGCTGATGCAGAGCGTGGGTAAAATTTGCTGGGTGGATACCGAACCGGGCATTAACGGCGTGATCGCCGCGGCGGGCAGCGCACCGGCCTATTTCTTCCTGTTTATGGAAGCCATGCAGCAGGAAGCTATCCGTCAGGGATTCAGTCAGGAAACCGCTCGCCTGCTGGTGCAACAGGCCGCGTCAGGTGCTGCCGCGCTGGTTGAAGCCAATCCCGATACGCCGCTGTCAACGCTACGGGAGAATGTCACCTCCAAGGGCGGCACCACGGCAGAAGCCCTGCGGGTATTTAACGAACAGCAGTTGACGCAAACCGTGGCTGAGGCCATGCAGGCGGCAATTGCTCGCGCACAGGAAATGGAAACGCTTTTTTAA
- a CDS encoding YggT family protein, which yields MLTLTFLVKTLVDLYVMVLLLRIWMQWSRSDFYNPLSQFVVKITQPIVGPLRRILPSLGPIDSASLLLAFILTTIKYPLLLLIQVGAISLSPMNLLVGLISLIKSAGYLVFWVIIIRSIMSWVSQGRSPIEYLLHQLTEPLMAPLRRVIPVMGGIDFSAMAVILILYMLNYLGMDLFPGLWFLL from the coding sequence ATGCTCACCCTGACTTTTCTGGTCAAAACGCTGGTCGACCTCTATGTAATGGTCCTGCTGCTGCGCATCTGGATGCAGTGGTCACGCAGTGATTTCTACAACCCGCTGTCGCAGTTTGTCGTCAAAATCACCCAGCCGATTGTCGGGCCGCTGCGCCGCATTCTGCCGTCGTTAGGGCCGATTGACAGCGCCTCACTGCTGCTGGCCTTTATTCTCACGACCATCAAATACCCGTTACTGCTGTTGATTCAGGTTGGCGCGATATCTCTCAGCCCCATGAACCTGCTGGTCGGGCTCATTTCGCTGATTAAATCTGCGGGCTATCTGGTCTTCTGGGTCATCATCATCCGTTCTATCATGAGTTGGGTTAGTCAGGGCCGTAGCCCCATCGAATATTTACTGCACCAGTTGACCGAGCCGTTGATGGCACCGCTTCGCCGCGTTATTCCGGTTATGGGCGGCATTGATTTCTCTGCGATGGCCGTCATTCTGATTCTGTATATGCTCAACTATCTGGGCATGGATCTGTTCCCAGGGCTGTGGTTCCTGCTGTGA
- the yggU gene encoding DUF167 family protein YggU, with amino-acid sequence MSAITRHGDALVIRLYIQPKASRDQIVGLHDDELKVAITAPPVDGQANAHLTKFLAKQFRVAKSLVVIEKGELGRHKQIRITHPQHIPADVADFIE; translated from the coding sequence GTGAGTGCTATTACCCGCCACGGCGATGCGCTGGTGATTCGGCTGTATATTCAGCCGAAAGCCAGCCGGGATCAGATCGTGGGTTTGCATGACGACGAACTGAAAGTCGCCATTACCGCACCACCGGTGGATGGGCAAGCCAATGCCCATCTGACCAAATTTCTCGCCAAACAGTTTCGGGTCGCCAAGAGTCTGGTCGTGATTGAAAAAGGCGAACTCGGGCGGCATAAACAGATTAGAATTACCCATCCGCAACACATCCCGGCTGACGTCGCGGACTTCATTGAATAA
- a CDS encoding XTP/dITP diphosphatase yields MQKVVLATGNPGKVRELASLLVDFGLDIVAQTELGVDSAEETGLTFIENAILKARHAAQITGLPAIADDSGLAVDALGGAPGIYSARYAGVDASDQQNLDKLLLALKDVPDEQRRASFHCVLVYLRHAEDPTPIVCHGSWQGVLTHEATGSGGFGYDPIFFVPELGKTAAELTREEKNAQSHRGQALRLLLDALRNA; encoded by the coding sequence ATGCAAAAAGTGGTTTTGGCTACCGGAAACCCCGGTAAAGTGCGCGAGCTCGCCAGCTTGCTGGTCGATTTCGGTCTGGATATTGTGGCGCAGACCGAACTGGGCGTGGATTCCGCCGAAGAAACCGGCCTGACCTTCATCGAAAACGCCATCCTGAAAGCACGTCATGCGGCACAAATCACGGGACTGCCGGCGATTGCCGATGATTCCGGGCTGGCTGTCGATGCACTGGGCGGCGCACCGGGCATTTACTCGGCCCGCTACGCGGGTGTGGATGCCAGCGACCAGCAGAATCTGGATAAGCTGCTGCTGGCGCTAAAAGACGTACCGGATGAACAGCGCCGCGCTAGCTTCCACTGCGTGTTGGTTTATCTGCGCCACGCAGAAGACCCGACGCCGATTGTCTGCCACGGTAGCTGGCAAGGTGTGCTGACGCATGAAGCCACAGGCAGCGGTGGCTTCGGCTATGACCCGATCTTCTTCGTGCCAGAGCTGGGTAAAACGGCAGCAGAACTGACGCGTGAAGAGAAGAACGCACAGTCTCACCGCGGTCAGGCGCTGCGCTTGCTGCTGGATGCGCTACGTAATGCTTAA
- the hemW gene encoding radical SAM family heme chaperone HemW — MLKLPPLSLYIHIPWCVQKCPYCDFNSHALKGDVPHQEYVDHLLADLDADLPLASGRALHSIFIGGGTPSLLSAEAMQALLDGVRARIPLTPDAEITMEANPGTVEADRFSGYQKAGINRISIGVQSFDPQKLTRLGRIHGPDEAKRAAHLATGLELRSFNLDLMHGLPDQSLDEALDDLRQAIALNPPHLSWYQLTIEPNTLFSSRPPTLPDDDALWDIYEQGHALLSAAGYQQYETSAYAKPGYQCQHNLNYWRFGDYLGIGCGAHGKLTFSDGRILRTVKVRHPRGYMQGTYLDKQHDVANDDRPFEFFMNRFRLLEAAPRADFTAYTGLEEHSIRPQLDQALAQGYLTETATHWQITEHGKLFLNSLLELFLVEEE, encoded by the coding sequence ATGCTTAAGCTTCCTCCGCTCAGCCTGTACATCCATATTCCGTGGTGCGTGCAAAAATGCCCGTACTGCGATTTCAACTCTCACGCGCTGAAAGGCGATGTGCCGCATCAGGAATATGTCGATCACCTGCTGGCGGATCTGGACGCCGATTTGCCGCTGGCGAGCGGTCGTGCGCTGCATTCGATCTTCATCGGCGGCGGCACGCCCAGCCTGCTGAGCGCGGAAGCGATGCAGGCGCTGCTCGACGGCGTTCGGGCAAGAATTCCGCTAACGCCGGATGCCGAAATTACGATGGAAGCCAATCCCGGAACGGTTGAAGCCGACCGCTTCAGCGGCTATCAGAAGGCGGGCATTAACCGCATCTCCATCGGCGTGCAGAGTTTCGATCCGCAAAAGCTGACGCGCCTCGGGCGTATTCACGGCCCGGACGAAGCCAAGCGTGCCGCGCACCTGGCGACCGGTCTGGAATTACGCAGCTTTAATCTGGACCTGATGCACGGCTTACCGGATCAATCGCTGGACGAAGCGCTGGACGACCTGCGTCAGGCCATCGCGCTCAATCCGCCGCATTTATCGTGGTATCAGTTGACGATTGAACCCAATACGCTGTTTAGCTCGCGCCCGCCGACGCTGCCGGACGACGACGCGCTGTGGGACATCTACGAGCAGGGCCACGCGCTGCTGAGCGCCGCCGGCTACCAGCAATATGAAACCTCCGCCTATGCCAAACCGGGCTATCAGTGCCAACACAACCTGAACTACTGGCGCTTCGGTGACTATTTGGGAATTGGCTGTGGCGCGCACGGCAAGCTGACCTTCAGCGACGGGCGCATTCTGCGCACGGTCAAAGTCCGCCATCCGCGTGGCTATATGCAGGGCACGTATCTGGATAAACAGCACGACGTTGCTAACGACGATCGGCCATTTGAGTTCTTCATGAACCGCTTTCGCCTGCTGGAAGCCGCCCCGCGCGCGGATTTCACGGCGTACACGGGTCTGGAAGAACACAGCATCCGCCCGCAACTGGATCAGGCGCTGGCGCAAGGCTACCTGACGGAAACCGCCACGCACTGGCAAATCACCGAACACGGCAAACTGTTCCTGAACTCCCTGCTGGAACTGTTTCTGGTGGAAGAAGAGTAA
- a CDS encoding sce7726 family protein: MKDQDVRAAVHHKLLKGIHSNPDCLVVDEFSISLGASRADIAVINGIIHGYELKSEYDSLERLPLQIKHYSSVMDKVTLVIAEKHLFGALELIPDWWGVKTVTVGPKGAIHIKHMRGEKLNRQHNSLILAQLLWKEECLEILERWGCYKGYKSKPRFELWNVVAEKIPVSDLRHEVRTALKQRVDWKIKA; this comes from the coding sequence ATGAAAGATCAAGATGTTAGAGCTGCTGTACATCATAAACTATTGAAAGGCATACATTCAAACCCTGACTGTCTTGTTGTTGATGAGTTTTCCATATCTCTCGGCGCTAGTAGAGCAGATATAGCTGTAATTAACGGGATCATACATGGCTATGAACTCAAAAGTGAGTACGATTCTCTTGAACGTTTACCACTTCAAATTAAGCATTACTCATCTGTTATGGACAAAGTTACACTTGTGATAGCTGAAAAGCATCTGTTTGGAGCCTTGGAATTAATACCTGATTGGTGGGGAGTGAAAACAGTTACAGTTGGGCCAAAAGGTGCAATCCATATAAAACATATGCGTGGTGAAAAATTAAACCGTCAGCATAATTCTTTGATACTTGCTCAACTTCTCTGGAAGGAGGAGTGTCTTGAAATTCTTGAACGATGGGGCTGTTATAAAGGATATAAAAGCAAGCCCCGTTTTGAGTTATGGAATGTAGTCGCAGAAAAAATTCCAGTTTCTGATTTAAGGCATGAAGTCAGAACAGCATTGAAACAACGTGTTGACTGGAAAATTAAGGCTTAG
- a CDS encoding beta family protein, translated as MSLHHYYPQLKWKPAEYESLMQLEQATIHGLTPIITIPDIDWDYENKCYKKNLNSYLSNFGANLASSWLANRPILLDVKHLDRHGTNRHHPLDICTQDARSFGKEIIPVVSPVSSQNYIHAIRRNLTNGIAISITPQTFHLFGQLINQFNLPPSIIDVIIDFGDIQNSNNNLKQLALSEFNTLASQAHWRSLIISSTAYPTSQTGIPQHQIHHIPRYEYDLWSYVVQNTNLNRTPSFSDYPTASSTITSVNPRFMSQYVAVRYSNDTSWIFVKGTAVKGNGWGQTKNLCKILVSSPVYAVYGPQFSWGDDYINHRALGTNKSGGSKEWRKVAHTHHLKLVVTQLTGLAQSLPAKP; from the coding sequence ATGAGTCTTCACCATTACTACCCACAGCTAAAATGGAAACCTGCCGAATACGAATCATTGATGCAGTTAGAGCAGGCAACAATACATGGCCTAACCCCAATAATCACGATACCTGACATTGACTGGGATTATGAAAATAAATGCTATAAAAAAAATCTTAATTCGTACCTGTCTAACTTTGGAGCTAATTTAGCATCTTCATGGTTAGCGAATCGTCCCATCTTACTTGATGTGAAACACCTAGATAGACATGGAACGAATCGCCATCATCCGCTAGACATATGCACTCAAGACGCAAGATCCTTTGGCAAAGAAATTATACCTGTCGTTTCACCAGTATCTTCACAAAATTATATTCATGCAATAAGGCGTAACTTAACAAATGGGATCGCAATTTCAATCACTCCGCAAACATTTCATCTGTTTGGCCAATTGATTAATCAATTTAATCTACCCCCATCTATTATTGACGTAATAATTGATTTTGGTGATATTCAAAATTCGAATAATAACCTTAAGCAATTAGCTTTGAGCGAGTTTAATACACTTGCTAGTCAAGCACACTGGAGGTCGTTGATCATTTCATCCACAGCATACCCAACTTCTCAGACTGGAATACCACAGCATCAAATTCATCATATTCCAAGGTATGAATATGATCTTTGGTCTTATGTTGTTCAGAATACAAATTTAAATAGAACACCAAGTTTTAGTGATTACCCTACAGCGAGTTCTACAATTACAAGTGTGAATCCACGTTTTATGTCACAATATGTGGCAGTGAGATATTCAAATGACACATCGTGGATTTTTGTTAAAGGAACAGCCGTAAAGGGAAATGGTTGGGGTCAAACGAAAAATCTTTGTAAGATCCTAGTTAGCTCTCCCGTCTATGCTGTCTATGGGCCACAATTTAGCTGGGGGGATGATTACATCAATCATAGAGCGCTTGGTACAAATAAGTCGGGTGGTTCGAAAGAATGGAGAAAAGTTGCTCATACCCACCATTTAAAACTAGTCGTTACACAACTAACTGGCTTGGCTCAAAGTTTACCTGCTAAGCCTTAA
- a CDS encoding entericidin A/B family lipoprotein translates to MKRITTIVVALLVTATLSGCNTTRGFGQDVQKLGSTISHAAS, encoded by the coding sequence ATGAAACGTATAACAACGATCGTAGTGGCGTTGCTGGTCACAGCAACATTGAGCGGCTGTAACACCACACGCGGCTTTGGCCAGGATGTGCAAAAACTCGGTAGCACCATTTCCCACGCTGCCAGCTAA
- a CDS encoding GNAT family N-acetyltransferase — protein MSLIWHDWDVADLNVYSLHDILALRSQVFVVEQTCPYLDIDGRDLVDGNRHIAAYRDGKLAAYARLLAPHPNNDVVTIGRVIVAPHARGQHLGHQLMEHALIACARHWPQKHLFLSAQAHLQAFYGAFGFVATGEEYDEDGIPHIDMLSAF, from the coding sequence ATGAGTCTGATATGGCATGACTGGGATGTGGCAGACCTTAATGTGTATTCATTGCATGACATATTGGCGCTGCGCAGTCAGGTATTTGTGGTTGAGCAAACCTGCCCCTATTTAGATATTGATGGCCGCGATCTGGTGGACGGCAATCGCCATATTGCGGCGTACCGTGACGGCAAGCTGGCTGCGTATGCTCGCTTGCTCGCTCCCCATCCGAATAACGATGTGGTGACGATTGGGCGCGTGATTGTCGCGCCGCATGCCCGAGGGCAACATCTGGGGCATCAACTGATGGAGCACGCGCTGATTGCTTGCGCACGCCACTGGCCGCAAAAGCATCTTTTCCTGTCCGCGCAGGCTCACCTGCAAGCGTTCTACGGCGCGTTCGGCTTTGTGGCGACCGGCGAGGAATACGACGAAGACGGCATTCCGCATATTGATATGCTGTCGGCATTCTGA
- the lplT gene encoding lysophospholipid transporter LplT, with translation MSQQTEPATPLLSRSMNAVIIAQFFSAFGDNALLFATLALIKQLVYPDWSQPFLQMGFVAAYIILAPFVGQIADSFSKGQVMMFANTLKLAGALLICVGGNPFLGYTLVGIGAAAYSPAKYGILGEITRGDQLVKANGLMEASTIAAILTGSVAGGVLADWNIYGALSICAVAYGIALGANMLIPRLNAARPGQPWHPVQMASSFFSACRVLWRDGDARLSLIGTSMFWGAGVTLRFLLVLWVPHALGITDNATPTLLNAMVAVGIVVGAGAAAKLVTLDSVRRCLPAGFLIGVVVVIFTLQNNLMSAYSLLILLGALGGFFIVPLNALLQERGKASVGAGNAIAVQNLGENGAMLLMLGLYSLVVKLGVSVIAIGIGFGVLFALAIALLWAWLVLAKRRDRFLGAGKE, from the coding sequence ATGAGCCAACAGACTGAACCCGCGACGCCTTTGTTGTCGCGCAGCATGAATGCGGTGATTATTGCGCAGTTCTTCTCCGCGTTTGGTGATAACGCGCTGCTGTTTGCCACGTTAGCGCTGATCAAACAGCTGGTGTATCCCGACTGGAGCCAGCCGTTTTTACAGATGGGGTTTGTCGCTGCGTACATCATTCTGGCACCGTTTGTTGGACAAATTGCGGACAGCTTCTCCAAAGGGCAGGTGATGATGTTCGCCAATACCCTGAAGCTGGCGGGCGCGCTGCTGATTTGCGTGGGCGGGAACCCGTTTCTGGGGTATACGCTGGTGGGGATTGGCGCGGCTGCGTATTCACCGGCGAAATACGGCATTTTGGGCGAGATCACGCGCGGCGATCAGTTAGTCAAAGCGAATGGTCTGATGGAAGCCTCGACGATTGCGGCGATCCTGACCGGTTCAGTCGCAGGCGGCGTGCTGGCGGACTGGAACATTTACGGGGCGCTGTCGATTTGCGCGGTGGCATACGGCATAGCGCTGGGGGCGAATATGCTGATTCCTCGCCTTAACGCGGCACGACCGGGGCAGCCGTGGCATCCGGTGCAGATGGCGAGCAGCTTCTTTTCCGCCTGTCGGGTGCTGTGGCGCGATGGCGACGCCCGGCTCTCGCTGATCGGCACCAGCATGTTCTGGGGCGCGGGCGTGACGCTGCGCTTTCTTCTGGTACTGTGGGTACCGCATGCGCTTGGGATTACCGACAATGCCACACCGACGTTGCTTAACGCGATGGTCGCGGTGGGCATCGTGGTGGGAGCTGGTGCGGCTGCGAAGCTGGTGACGCTCGATAGCGTACGACGCTGCTTGCCTGCGGGGTTCCTGATCGGCGTGGTGGTGGTGATTTTCACGCTTCAGAATAACCTCATGAGTGCCTACTCGCTGCTGATTCTGCTGGGGGCGCTGGGTGGGTTCTTCATTGTTCCGCTGAATGCGCTGTTGCAGGAGCGTGGGAAGGCCAGCGTCGGTGCGGGGAATGCGATCGCCGTACAGAATTTGGGTGAGAACGGCGCTATGTTGTTAATGCTGGGGCTCTATTCTCTGGTGGTGAAACTGGGCGTGTCAGTTATCGCCATCGGGATTGGCTTTGGCGTCCTGTTTGCGCTGGCGATTGCGCTACTGTGGGCATGGTTGGTTCTGGCGAAACGCCGCGATCGTTTCCTCGGCGCAGGTAAAGAATAA